The sequence GCGGTGGAGGCCGCCAGCGGCCGCGGGGTCTGGAAATTCCGCAGCCTGGCCCCGGTGCGCTCGACACCCGCCGTGTCCGAGGGTGTGGTCTGTTTCACCGGGGGGGACGGTTCGTTCTATGCGTTGCGGGCCTCGGACGGAGATACGTTCTGGGAGTTCGCCACCCGCGGCGAGAATCATTACTCCAGCGGCGGGCTGTTCGGCTTGGCCGGACGGGACACGGTCCTGACCGACCCCTGGGACTTTTTCGACTCCTCCCCCGCGATCTGGCAGGGCAAGGTGTATTTCGGCAGTGGGGACGGCAGCCTGTACTGCCTGGAGCTGGCTACGGGCCGCGAGGTCTGGCGTTTCCCCACCTGCGACGTGGTGCATTCCTCGCCCGCGCTGGCGGAGGGGCGCGTGTTCGTGGGCGGCTACGACACCAATTTCTACGCCCTGGACGCCGAAACCGGCCGGGAGCTCTGGCGTTTCTCCACCGGCGCCGACCCCAAGGGCAACCTGATGCGCGGCAACCAGGGCTCACCCGCGGCGGGCGGCGGCGCGGTCTATTTCGGCAGCCGGGACGGGCACCTCTACGCCCTGGAGGCGGCCTCCGGAAAGCAACTCTGGGCCTATTCCACCGAGCCCTCCTGGGTGGTGGATTCGCCCGCCCTGACCGACAGCCTGGTGCTGTTCGGCACCTCGGACAGCGGACGGTTCATTGCCCTGGACCGGGCCACGGGTGCGCTGCGGTTCGAGTTCGACGCCAAGATGTTCGTGTTCTCCTCACCCGTGGCCGCGCGCAACGCGGTCTATGTCGGCTCGTTCAACGGCCGTCTGTACGCCCTGGGCCTGCCCG is a genomic window of bacterium containing:
- a CDS encoding PQQ-binding-like beta-propeller repeat protein, which encodes MRSFRLPAFSVCLSLFVLFACHEKPGAKAPAAVMFRGDAARTGFCDLEGPARHKGVKWIARGGGRFFSSPVLSGGVLFAGCDDSCLYAVEAASGRGVWKFRSLAPVRSTPAVSEGVVCFTGGDGSFYALRASDGDTFWEFATRGENHYSSGGLFGLAGRDTVLTDPWDFFDSSPAIWQGKVYFGSGDGSLYCLELATGREVWRFPTCDVVHSSPALAEGRVFVGGYDTNFYALDAETGRELWRFSTGADPKGNLMRGNQGSPAAGGGAVYFGSRDGHLYALEAASGKQLWAYSTEPSWVVDSPALTDSLVLFGTSDSGRFIALDRATGALRFEFDAKMFVFSSPVAARNAVYVGSFNGRLYALGLPGGEKLWEYSTLGSRSDPRGVLLPDGAMNKAAFKLTDQPVYDQMCQQLESMLCAGAVITSPLVTKEAVYFAATDSCLYAVE